The following is a genomic window from Crossiella equi.
CGCGTGGCGCACCTTCGTGATCGTCGACGACGCCGAGGCCACCAGCGCGCGGGTGGAACCCGCTGGCGGCCAGGTCGTGGTCCCGGTCGGCGAGCTGGAGGGCACCGCCCGCATGGGTGTGTTCACCGACCGGGCGGGCGCGCAGGTCGGGGTGTGGGAACCGGGCGAGGTGCCGGGCTGCGAGCTGTTCAACGAGTCCGGCACGCTGTGCTGGAACGAGCTGACCACGGCCGACTCGGCGGGCTCCAAGGCCTTCTACGGCGAGGTCTTCGGCTGGGAGGCCCGCGACCGCCCACTGGGCGACATGGCCTACACGCAGTGGCGACTGGAACGCCGCACGGTCGCGGGCATGCGCCCGGCGGCCAACGGCCTCCCGCACTGGATGGCCTACTTCGCGGTCCGCGACTGCGACACCTCCGCCGCGATCGCCGAACAGCTGGGCGGCCAGGTCCGGGTGGCGCCGATGGACACCGTGCTGGGCCGCGCGGCGGTGCTCGCCGACCCGCACGGCGCGGAGTTCACCATCATCACCATGTGAGCCGGGGGCGACGGGCCGGCCCGTCGCCCCCGCCACGGCCTACCTGGGCTGCGGTGCCCAGGGGTCGGTGACCTTCCAGGTCGTGTCCTCGGTGAACATGTGCCCGCTGTCGAACTCGTGCGCACCCGAGGTGTCGGCCAGCCAGATCTCGCCGCGGAAGTGCCGCAGGTAGCGGCCCTTCATGTTCAGCGACTCCAGGCGCGAGCCGGTCTGGGTCTTGGCCGCGCAGAACGTGGCGTCCTCGGCGAAGACCTGCGAGCCGTCCTGGTCGGCGAGCTTGATCCGGAAGCTCTGGTGCCGCAGGTAGGCACCGGGGATGTTCGCCGACTCCAGGGAGTAGCAGTCCTTGTCGGCCAGACCAGGCTTGACCACGAAGGTGCTGTCCTGCTTGTCCAGCTCGGAGCTGCTGCCGTCGACCGGGCTGATCGCGCCCAGGCCCTGCGCGTGCCGCACGAACAGCGTGCCGGGCAGGCCGGGCGTGGTGACCTGGAAGGACTGGCGCAGCACGGTGAACTGACCGGTCTCCACGAAGCGGCGGAGGTCGGCCTGGGAGCCGTCCAGCGCCTTCTGACCGGCCGCGTACAGCGCCGGGTTCATGCCCGTGGTGCGGGTCCTCTCGATCCTCCGCAGGATCGCGATCCGCAGGTCGTCGCCGATCTGGGCCTGGTCCCGCTTGGTCTCCTCGGTCCGCGCCAGGTGGATCCCCTCCGCCAGGAACTTCCGCAGCACCGCCGGGTCGTTGCTGTCCAGGGTCCGGCGCAGCTCGATCGCCAGCGGACCGCCCGGTGCGGCCTTGGTCAGCAGGATGCTGAGGTAGCTCCAGTCGTGGTGCTCCAGCAGCGCCGGGAAGGCCACCGCGCCGAACACCGCGGCCGCCCGCAGGCGTGCCTCGCGCTCGAGCCGCGCCGGGCGTTCGGCCTCGGGCAACGCCTCGCGGGCGGTGTCCTGATCGGCGAATACGGCCTGCCACATCGCGCCGTCGAAGAACGTGCGCCACTCCTCGTGGCCGCCGTGCGCGGCGGTGAGCAGGGCCTTCCGGGTCTCGGCGCCGGTGGTGCGCTGCCACAGGGCGAGGAGGAAGTCCCGGGTGTTCAGGCGGAGCAGCTCGGGCGTGGCCACGACCCCGAGCAGAGCGGTGGCGCGGCGGCGGTCGTCCCGGTCCACCCGCGTCACACGGGTGTCCCCGGCCTGCGCCTTGTCCCGCGCGGCGGCCTCGCGCACGCCGGTGCGGATGACCCGGCCGAACTCACCGGGTGAGTCGACCTGCATGGCCAGTTCGACCGCGGCCCGGACCTCGGGGCCGACGGGCGCGCGCCACAGCTCGACCAGGAACGGCTTGTCCTCCAGGCGGGCCAGCCGCCAGGCGTCGTCACCGAGACCGGCGGCCTCAGCGGCGCGCAGCCGCTCGTCGAAGGTGGCGGGCTGCTCGTCGCGGGCCCCCGCGGCGGGCTTGGCACCCGGTGCGGCCAGCGCGGTGCCGGGCACGACGGCCAGGCCGCAGGCC
Proteins encoded in this region:
- a CDS encoding VOC family protein, which codes for MSSPDLTKTRSFYMGLFDWSARVAPADQGGYTVFTKGGKAVAGAGPLLCEEQPTAWRTFVIVDDAEATSARVEPAGGQVVVPVGELEGTARMGVFTDRAGAQVGVWEPGEVPGCELFNESGTLCWNELTTADSAGSKAFYGEVFGWEARDRPLGDMAYTQWRLERRTVAGMRPAANGLPHWMAYFAVRDCDTSAAIAEQLGGQVRVAPMDTVLGRAAVLADPHGAEFTIITM
- a CDS encoding AbfB domain-containing protein, giving the protein MSQHRAVQKSVRTRLVRFTAAVALLACGLAVVPGTALAAPGAKPAAGARDEQPATFDERLRAAEAAGLGDDAWRLARLEDKPFLVELWRAPVGPEVRAAVELAMQVDSPGEFGRVIRTGVREAAARDKAQAGDTRVTRVDRDDRRRATALLGVVATPELLRLNTRDFLLALWQRTTGAETRKALLTAAHGGHEEWRTFFDGAMWQAVFADQDTAREALPEAERPARLEREARLRAAAVFGAVAFPALLEHHDWSYLSILLTKAAPGGPLAIELRRTLDSNDPAVLRKFLAEGIHLARTEETKRDQAQIGDDLRIAILRRIERTRTTGMNPALYAAGQKALDGSQADLRRFVETGQFTVLRQSFQVTTPGLPGTLFVRHAQGLGAISPVDGSSSELDKQDSTFVVKPGLADKDCYSLESANIPGAYLRHQSFRIKLADQDGSQVFAEDATFCAAKTQTGSRLESLNMKGRYLRHFRGEIWLADTSGAHEFDSGHMFTEDTTWKVTDPWAPQPR